Proteins encoded within one genomic window of Bacteroidia bacterium:
- the arfB gene encoding alternative ribosome rescue aminoacyl-tRNA hydrolase ArfB produces MAVRIDFLPELTFQTSRSGGKGGQNVNKVESRVELLFDVEASQLLTSTQKQQIKEKLGNRINSEGILKLASESQRSQIQNKKLVVERFYDLLEKALRKRKRRVPTKVPRSVKEKRLREKRIQAEKKERRKPE; encoded by the coding sequence ATGGCCGTACGCATTGATTTTCTTCCGGAGCTAACTTTTCAAACCAGCCGAAGTGGTGGTAAAGGCGGCCAGAACGTGAACAAGGTGGAATCGCGGGTTGAACTGCTTTTCGATGTGGAAGCATCTCAGTTGCTTACAAGCACACAAAAGCAGCAGATAAAGGAAAAGCTCGGCAACCGCATCAATAGTGAAGGAATCCTGAAGCTTGCCTCGGAAAGCCAGCGAAGCCAGATACAAAACAAGAAACTGGTAGTAGAGCGTTTTTACGATCTGCTGGAAAAAGCACTTCGAAAACGAAAAAGAAGGGTTCCCACAAAAGTCCCCCGCTCTGTAAAGGAAAAGCGGCTGCGGGAAAAACGCATTCAGGCAGAAAAGAAGGAGCGCAGAAAACCGGAATAA